A genomic region of Sander lucioperca isolate FBNREF2018 chromosome 6, SLUC_FBN_1.2, whole genome shotgun sequence contains the following coding sequences:
- the rereb gene encoding arginine-glutamic acid dipeptide repeats protein isoform X2, which yields MGDSHSFCVYRPLRCVVSTSHIQTAFDMDDLFSPRRSLNSTQGEIRVGPSHQAKLPELQLRSAPGLQTQTESEELMWMPGVNDCDLLMYLRAARSMAAFAGMCDGGSTEDGCLAASRDDTTLNALNMLHASHYDAAKALQRLVKKPLPKLIEKCWSEDDVKRFIKGLRQYGKNFFRIRKDFLPSKKTGELITFYYHWKKTPEAAGTRAYRQQRRQPSSRKAKTRSATVPVTPSRNYSVDASSASEDDLDSEDSEQEVKSCSHCGTTTFYLKTGSKDWHQGRRDNPLLCTTCRTYENKHGCLPPAPKSAGAPFMFKPVKEEEEVNSKHGMRTRRSRAPLSTLRSGHRRLTGSPTSEDQQSNSQPSPSGATSNSLRSSSTDNKIESSKKTNKKIKEEVTSQKTTKRVRESPAQEHDEPEKVAPKRPKTQDPRGSRSEGEAEVEEESSSESRSAQDDGSSDTKDIDQDNRSSSPSIPSPQQGNESDSDSSAQPNGGPSEPVAAAAVLADAPVPQALPSQGHPITPQPMQSAPPVDPAQSPPPPSQDPPQPAAGQSATTAGPNSRSQPASHSLYGLPPLPSALAQDSPLSPAFQVPPALNSTQSLQPHGLSPQAPQRPPPFFRESQLPQPPLSGPQIKPPPTTPIPPSHKPPHQSATPFPQMPSNLPPPPALKPLNSLPNQHPPGAPPPPLQLMPQPLPFQSLPTQLPVISQVQTHPGKSMTSSHPPAAASHPLTSVTSSAVGPVPSLQPAFQPLPLRPSPSTAAGGSHIQIKEEPLDEIEEAESPPSPPRSPSPEPTIVNMASHASQSARFIKHLDRGHNSCARTDLFFTPLSASKLAKKREDAVEKSRREAELSARQEREREKDREREREREADRNARASSSSHDSRMSDVQMTVQGHGRPSFEQPPTTVAAVPPYIGRDTPALRTLSEYARPHVMSPNNRNHPFYVSLSPGDPLLAYHMPGLYSAEPSLRERELRNLRERELRERMKPGFEVKPQDMETLHQSANPMEHFARHGAIGLPHIPGPPHHFAPFHPGLHHLERERMALAGPQLRPELSYAERLTAERLHAERMASVATDPAARLQMLNVTPHHHQHSHIHSHLHLHQQDLLGQGSGPHPLDPLGTGPRFARFPFPGGPIPNALLSDLPHDHEMLRHPLFGAAYQRELQGHIPQSAAHQLQAMHAQSAELQRMAMEQQWLHGHHLHGGPLPSQEDYYSRLKKEGDKPS from the exons ATGGGGGATTCGCATAGTTTTTGTGTGTATCGCCCACTGCGCTGCGTAGTGTCAACAAGCCACATCCAAACAGCCTTCGACATGGACGACCTGTTCAGTCCGCGGAG GAGCCTGAACAGCACACAGGGCGAGATAAGAGTGGGACCAAGTCATCAG GCCAAACTACCAGAGCTGCAGCTGCGGTCTGCTCCTGGTTTACAGACTCAGACAGAGAGTGAGGAACTGATGTGGATGCCTGGGGTCAATGACTGTGACCTTCTCATGTACCTCAGAGCTGCCAG GAGCATGGCAGCGTTTGCCGGGATGTGTGATGGTGGATCCACAGAGGATGGATGTTTAGCAGCCTCCCGTGATGATACCACACTCAACGCACTCAACATG CTACATGCAAGTCATTATGATGCAGCAAAAGCTCTCCAGCGTCTGGTTAAGAAGCCTCTGCCGAAGCTTATTGAGAAATGCTGGTCGGAGGATGATGTG aAACGCTTCATCAAAGGCCTGAGACAGTATGGAAAGAATTTCTTCCGCATCCGGAAAGACTTTCTGCCCAGCAAAAAGACT GGGGAGCTGATCACTTTCTATTACCACTGGAAGAAAACTCCTGAGGCTGCAGGAACAAGAGCTTATCGACAGCAACGACGACAGCCGTCCTCTCGCAAAGCAAAGACTCGCTCTGCGACAGTTCCTGTAACCCCATCGCGAAATTATTCAG TGGATGCGAGTTCTGCCAGTGAGGATGATCTTGATAGTGAAGACAGTGAACAGGAAGTCAAGAGCTGCAGCCACTGTGGTACAACAA CATTTTATCTCAAAACAGGTTCTAAGGATTGGCACCAGGGGCGTAGAGACAACCCGTTGCTATGCACGACTTGTCGCACATACGAAAACAAACATGGATGTCTGCCGCCAGCTCCAAAATCTGCAGGCGCTCCATTCATGTTTAAACCTgttaaagaggaagaagaggtgaACAGCAAGCATGGCATGAGGACGCGGCGAAGCAGAGCACCT ctgTCAACTTTAAGAAGTGGCCACAGGAGGCTCACAGGATCCCCCACCAGTGAGGATCAGCAGTCCAATAGTCAGCCCTCTCCAAGTGGAGCAACTTCTAATTCTTTGAGATCGTCATCCACAGATAATAAGATTGAATCCAGCAAGAAGACAAACAAG AAGATAAAAGAGGAGGTAACGTcacaaaagacaacaaaacgTGTACGGGAGAGTCCTGCTCAGGAGCATGACGAGCCTGAAAAAGTTGCACCTAAAAGGCCGAAGACACAG GATCCACGGGGCTCGCGGTCAGAGGGGGAGGCCGAGGTAGAGGAGGAAAGCTCTTCAGAAAGCCGCAGTGCTCAGGACGACGGCAGCAGTGACACCAAAGACATCGATCAGGACAACCGCAGCTCCTCTCCCAGCATTCCCAGCCCTCAGCAGGGCAACGAGAGCGACTCTGACTCATCTGCCCAGCCGAACGGTGGCCCATCAGAgcctgttgctgctgctgctgtgctggCTGACGCACCAGTCCCACAGGCCCTCCCCTCTCAAGGCCATCCCATCACTCCTCAGCCAATGCAAAGCGCCCCCCCTGTTGATCCTGCTCAGAgcccccctcctccttctcaGGACCCCCCTCAGCCAGCTGCTGGTCAGTCAGCTACCACAGCAGGCCCAAACAGCCGATCACAGCCCGCTTCTCACTCTCTTTATGGTTTACCACCTCTTCCTTCAGCACTGGCTCAGGATTCTCCTCTTTCTCCAGCATTTCAGGTCCCACCTGCTCTCAACTCTACACAGTCTCTGCAGCCTCATGGCCTGTCACCTCAGGCCCCCCAGCGACCCCCTCCCTTCTTTAGGGAGTCTCAGCTCCCCCAACCTCCTCTGTCTGGCCCACAAATCAAGCCCCCTCCCACCACTCCAATTCCACCTTCACACAAACCGCCACACCAGTCTGCTACACCTTTCCCTCAGATGCCCTCCaatctcccccctccccctgctCTAAAGCCACTCAATTCTCTGCCCAACCAGCATCCTCCAGgtgccccccctcctcctcttcagctCATGCCACAGCCTTTGCCATTTCAGTCGCTTCCTACCCAGCTTCCAGTGATCTCTCAGGTGCAGACCCACCCTGGAAAAAGCATGACTTCCTCTCACCCACCGGCCGCAGCCTCACACCCTCTCACCTCTGTAACATCTTCTGCTGTTGGCCCCGTCCCGAGCCTCCAGCCTGCATTCCAACCTCTTCCTCTGAGACCCTCACCGAGCACCGCAGCAGGGGGATCACACATTCAGATTAAAGAAGAGCCATTGGATGAGATAGAAGAGGCTGAAAGCCCACCCTCTCCACCTCGGAGCCCCTCGCCAGAGCCCACCATTGTCAACATGGCAAGCCATGCCAGCCAGTCTGCACG GTTTATCAAACACTTGGATCGTGGTCACAACTCCTGTGCCAGAACAGACCTGTTCTTTACTCCACTTTCAGCCTCCAAGCTGGCCAAGAAAAGGGAAGACGCTGTGGAAAAGTCCAGGAGAGAGGCTGAGCTCAGTGCTCGACAAGAACGTGAAagggaaaaagacagagagagagagagagaaagggaggcaGACAGAAATGCT AGAGCCTCCAGTTCGTCCCACGACAGTCGCATGAGTGATGTTCAGATGACAGTTCAGGGTCACGGGCGCCCCTCCTTTGAGCAGCCGCCCACCACTGTAGCCGCTGTGCCCCCATACATTGGCCGTGATACACCTGCTCTGCGCACCCTGAGTGAATATGCCCGACCTCATGTCATGTCGCCCAACAACCGCAACCATCCTTTCTATGTGTCACTGAGCCCTGGCGACCCCTTGCTGGCCTACCACATGCCTGGCCTGTACAGCGCTGAACCCAGCCTTAGAGAGCGCGAGCTCCGAAACCTCCGAGAGAGGGAGCTCCGCGAGAGGATGAAGCCTGGCTTTGAGGTCAAGCCCCAAGACATGGAAACTTTACACCAATCAGCCAACCCCATGGAGCACTTTGCCAGACACGGGGCGATCGGTCTTCCCCACATACCCGGGCCTCCCCACCACTTTGCACCCTTTCATCCCGGACTGCACCACCTGGAGCGGGAGAGGATGGCGCTGGCAGGACCTCAGCTGCGCCCGGAGCTGAGTTACGCAGAGCGACTTACTGCAGAGCGGCTTCACGCAGAGAGGATGGCATCTGTGGCGACCGACCCTGCTGCCAGGCTGCAGATGCTCAATGTGACGCCACATCATCACCAGCACTCTCACATTCACTCCCACCTCCACCTGCACCAACAGGATCTCCTCGGTCAAG GTTCAGGCCCTCATCCCCTAGACCCCCTGGGAACAGGACCACGTTTTGCCAGGTTCCCCTTCCCTGGCGGCCCAATTCCCAATGCTTTACTCAGCGATCTTCCTCATGATCATGAGATGCTGCGCCACCCACTGTTTG GAGCTGCATATCAACGAGAGCTGCAGGGCCATATTCCCCAGTCTGCTGCTCATCAGCTCCAGGCCATGCATGCTCAGTCTGCAGAGCTGCAGAGGATGGCTATGGAGCAGCAGTGGCTGCATGGGCATCACCTGCATGGAGGCCCTCTCCCCAGTCAGGAAGATTATTACAG CCGTCTGAAGAAAGAAGGTGACAAGCCATCTTGA